The genomic DNA GGCGCGAAACCGTCGCCACGCTTCCCGCCGATGGGATGCCGCACCTTGCGTCCGCCGCGTTTTATAAGGAGGGCGGCGGCCTTTTTGTGGCGGTTAACTTCATCGACAAACCGCTGGTATCGGTCTATCGCCTCGATACGTACGCAAAGGCGGGGGATGTTCCCCTCCCTTCGCCCGGCTACTTCATCCGCACGCATCGCAATACCCCGTATCTCTGGATCGACACGGCGGGGGATACCCTGGTGCTGGCGGAAAAGCGCAACCTCGGCAACACGCGGACGCTGACGCCGAGCCCCGGCAAGCGCGCCATGCACGTTGAGTTCACCAAGGAGGGCCGCGCCGCGCTGGTGAGCGTGACGGAGACCGACGGGGAGGTGGCCGCGTACGACGCCGTATCGCTGCAAAAAACCGGCCGCCTGCCGTTTAACAAACCGATGGGGAAGTATAACGCGATGCTGAAAACGTACCCCGACGCGGCGCTGGAAGACGCGCAACCGCAGGGGAAAAATATTTTTCAAAAATATTGCATGGGGTGCCACCATGAGACCATCGTGGCGTTCGGCCCGCCATTCGCCGAAATCGCCGCGCGGAGAAGCGAAGAGGAAATCCGCCTGCATATCGCCACGCCGAAAGAAAGCGCGGCGGCGCACAACTACAAAATCAATTCGATGCCGGTCATCCCGCTTACCGCGCGCGAGATGGACGATATCGTGGCCTACATCGTCAGCTTCAAGGAGAAATGAGATGTTTCGGCTGACCGGACTGCTAAAAGCCGCCTACGGGGCGGATACCGCCGATAGCGCGCCGCCGGGGAACGGGAAACACCGCGCCGCCCCGGCCGGCGGGCCGGTGGTGATCTGGAATCTCACCCGGCGGTGCAACCTGGTCTGCGCCCACTGCTACGCATGGGCGACCGACGCCACGTACCGCACGGAGCTTTCCGGGCCGGATGCCTTGCGGGTGGTGGACGATCTGAAAGAGGCCGGCTGCCGCCAGTTGATATTTTCCGGCGGCGAGCCGCTGTTGCGTTCCGATATCTTTGATCTGGCCGCGCGGGCGAAAAAGGCCGGGATGCTCATCTCGCTTTCCACCAACGGCACGGTGATCACCGATGCCATAGCCGGCCGCATCCGCGATACCGGATTCGATTATGTGGGGGTGAGCCTCGACGGCGTCGGGGCCACGCACGACCGGTTCAGGGGGAAGGAAGGGGCGTTTGAAGAGTCGCTGGCGGGGCTGTTGCGCTGCAAGCGGCGGGGGCTCAAAACGGGGCTGCGCTTCACCATCACCACGGAAAACCTCCCGGAACTGCCGTTCCTTTTCCGGCTGGCGGAGGAACAGGGATTCCATAAAATTTATATTTCCCACCTCGTTTCGTCGGGGCGGGGACGGCTGAACATGGCGCTGGATCCCGACCTGACGGCGATGCGGGGCGTGATGGATTACATTTTCGAAAAGGGGCGGGAGTACGTCGAAAACGGAAACCCCGTCGAAATCGTCACCGGCAACAACGAGGCCGATGCCGCCTATTTTCTGCTGAAAATACGGGAAAGCCGCCCCGAACGGTTCGCCAAGCTGTTGTCGCGGCTGCGCCGGTGGGGGGGGAACAGTTCCGGCATCGGCATAGCCAATATCGATGCGCGCGGGAACGTCCACCCCGATCCGCTTCTGTCATCCATCACGCTGGGCAATGTGCTGGAAAAGCCGTTCGGCGAAATATGGCGCGAAAGCGGCGATCCGGCGCTGGAACGGCTGCGCGAACGGCCCCGCCAAATCGGGGGGCGTTGTGGAAGCTGCGTGTGGCTTGACGTCTGCAACGGCGGATCGCGCGCCCGCGCCGCCGGAGCGGGTAACATCTGGGGGGCCGATCCCGGCTGCTACCTGACCGAAGAGGAAATACATGCGGCTGAAATGGTTGCTTCTTAGCCTGCTGCTTTTCACCGCATCGGCGGCGGATGCCGCCCAATGGGGCACCGGCGCGCTCATGGTGGTGGTGGAGCGCGAAAAAGGGGCGGTGATGGTGCTGGACGCCGCCCAGAACCATAAGGTGCTGGGTGAAGTCGGCGGGCTGGGGGTATTGCATCATGCCTCAGCCGTCTTCTCGCGCGATGGCCGGTATGCGTACATGGTCAGCCGCGACGGCCTGCTGAGCAAAATAGATTTGCTGGGGCCGTCGCTGGCCGCGCAGGTGAAGGTGGGGGAAAGCTCGATAGGCCTCGCCGTCACCACCGACGGCAAGAA from Nitrospinota bacterium includes the following:
- a CDS encoding radical SAM protein, with translation MFRLTGLLKAAYGADTADSAPPGNGKHRAAPAGGPVVIWNLTRRCNLVCAHCYAWATDATYRTELSGPDALRVVDDLKEAGCRQLIFSGGEPLLRSDIFDLAARAKKAGMLISLSTNGTVITDAIAGRIRDTGFDYVGVSLDGVGATHDRFRGKEGAFEESLAGLLRCKRRGLKTGLRFTITTENLPELPFLFRLAEEQGFHKIYISHLVSSGRGRLNMALDPDLTAMRGVMDYIFEKGREYVENGNPVEIVTGNNEADAAYFLLKIRESRPERFAKLLSRLRRWGGNSSGIGIANIDARGNVHPDPLLSSITLGNVLEKPFGEIWRESGDPALERLRERPRQIGGRCGSCVWLDVCNGGSRARAAGAGNIWGADPGCYLTEEEIHAAEMVAS